The sequence ttcatatgtatatactgtattctagtcaaatTGTCTATGCATCACATCACAGTaaacagtatatatatctatatctatcaaTGCTTGTCCTAATATTTTCTTTTACTTTTTAGATTTGCCCTCTGtgagccaggaacacaagcattgttagatattactgccctgttggagccaggaacacaagcattgttagatattactgccctgttggagctagaaacacaagcattgttagatattactgccctgttggagctagaaacacaagcatttcactacacgcgcaataacatctgataaatatgtgtattcgaccaataaaataacatttgattgtgTTTTTTAAAGTGTTAGATAATTCTCAATCCTCGTTGTGTCTTGTCTAAGaacagtccttatctgtggtactgtatattaactatataccacacctcctcagtccttatctgtggtactgtatattaactatataccacacctcctcagtccttatctgtggtactgtatattaactatataccacacctcctcagtccttatctgtggtactgtatattaactatataccacacctcctcagtccttatctgtggtactgtatattaactatataccacacctcctcagtccttattgaTTAATTACAACACATAGGTGTATTATAAGGCATTATAAAGGTCATTAGAATAATGATACATACGTACTTCATAGAAACTGTTACCCTTCATATATTCTAACAAAGTTGTTTTCTTTAGTATTTCTTAAGGGATCTAAACTTGGAACAAAACTATTTGTCTCCCTCTTGCTGTTGCAtgcagttcctctctctcttcctccattcctctaacccctccctccttctaaCCCCACCCCTCTGGCAGAACCAGAAAgtccctccccttccccttcccagaAACTCTCTTCTGAGGAAACGAAACTGATCTGAGTCTCTGTgtcgtctgtctgtgtgagagtgaaCAACCGTCCAAATGGCTCAACAGGGAGTTCTGCTGGACCAGGAccagttctgttgttctgtctgtctggatctacTGAAGGAGCCGGTCACTACTGCCTGTGGACACAGTTATTGTAGGAGCTGTATTGAGGGCTGCTGGGATCAGGATGATCTGAAAGGGGTCTATAGCTGTCCTCAGTGCAGACATACCTTCCCTACAAGGCCTATGCTGATGAAAAATAACATGTTGGCTGAGGTGGTTGAGAAACTGAAGAAGACAGGACTCCAGGCTGCTCCCCCTCCTGCTCTGTGCTAtgctggacctggagatgtggCGTGTGATTTCTGCACTGGgaccagaaagcagaaagccctcatgtcctgtctggtgtgtctggcctcttactgtgagactcacctcCAACCTCACTATGAATTTCCTGCATTGAAGAAGCACAAGCTGGTCAAAGCCACGGCACAACTACAGGAGAAGATCTGCTCTCATCATGacaaactgctggaggtttaCTGTCGTACCGATCAGCAGTGTATCTGTTATCTGTGTACAATGGATGACCATAAAGGCCATGATACAGTGtcagctgcagcagagaggactgAGAAACAGGTAAGACCAGAACAACTTGTTGGTGGCTGTCTGATAAACAAAGAATTAAAGATACAGTAGGAACTAAATCTATTTGAATATGAgatcattatattatatacaatatGAAATGGATCCACAAATATGAACACAAACCTTGAGTATATTGAGTTTGTTAAAAATGTATCACCATTTTCTAAAGTCAAACACTATTATCATTTTGAATGGCCTTTTATgagtccaaagttcagtctcaaccccttgatacatgtaggcctaccataaaAACTATAATCATTCACAtagcaacataatataatattgtaaaGGGACTTCAGGATTGTCGACCTTCCTCTCTATGGGTCCTATGTCACATTACTATACTATTGATCTACTGGACTAATAAAGCTTGATAGCTCATTGAAGAGTGATTCTCCACAGAGGCAGCTGGGGATGAGTCAGCAGAAGGTCCAGCAGagattccaggagagagagaaggagctgaaGGAGCTCCAACAGGCTGTGGAGTCTCTCAAGGTGAGTATtgttgaccagaggagacacaccatttcacttctctcctccagtcagagagagagagagagagggacccctATCCAATCCCACTGACCCCACTGTTGGGAACAGGCTGTCTGGACCCCTATCAGAGAATAGACTGGTTCATGTAACCAACTGGGCTGCCTCATCACATAACCATGAGTAACCATGACTGACTCATGTCCCCTATACATTAAAAtggaactgtctctctctcaatttaattcaattcatagggctttattggcatggaaatatatgtttacattgccaaagcaagtgaaatagacaataaacaaaagtgaaattaacaatcagaaatgaacagtaaacattactcttGGAAGGGatttgggggatgggggagggactattagaagttagtaggactcttttattttctcagaaGTACTGAGTTAGGTAGGAGGATTTAGAGGGGTGTAAATTGTGATTGAACACACTCCAGCCCAGTAGGTGGCGCTATGCACCTCTTAAAGGATGGGTTTCTACTTTTTGATAAAAAGCGTGCaaaatttcaacttcctgctactcatgccaggaatatagtatatgcatatgattagtatgtgtggatagaaaacactctgaagtttctaaaactggttcaatcatgtctgtgactataacagaactcatgtagcaggcaaaaccccaaggaaAAACTGTTCAGAAAAAAATAAATCCCTCTGGCAGTTCCCTGAATTGTCTTTGTCAAGGGAAATTAGATAGTGCCCAGTTtacagttcctacaacttccacaggatgtcaccagtctttggaattgggttgaagttaatcATTGGTGAAACGAAGAAGAGGCAGAGGTTACACTGTGGATTATGTAAGAGAGAAAATCGTGCATGTATTGTTGACTTGCTGTTATTGAATACAGATCAACCCGTcaacaatttgattgattattaacgtttaaaaatacctaaagttggattacaaaagtagtttgaaatattttggcaaagtttataggcaacttttgaaatgttttgtagtgacgttgcgttttggaaagctatttttttctggatcaaaacgggctttataaattgacattttgggtatacatggacggaattaatcgaaaaaaggaccaattgtgatgtttatgggacatattggagtgccaacaaagaagctcgtcaaaggtaaggcatgttttatattttatttcagcgttttgtgtagcgccggctacgctaattattttgtttacatcTCGTTCAGGTGGTTcagggggggtgcatgctatcagaaaatagcttctcatgctttcgccgaaaagcatttttcaaatcggacatgttggctggattcacaacgagtgtagctttaattgagtaccctgcatgtgagatttaatgaaagtttgagttttatcgcgtattatttgaatttggcgctatgCATTTCCCCAGGCTATTGGCCACACGAGACGCCTCCATATCCCTACAATAAGATTTGAGGACCTCCAttatatcatagaagaagaagttGGTCTGGGAGGGTTTTGTTGTTCCTGAGGAGGGCTACTAGTCTTTTCTCTTTTGGTTTTCAATTATCAGAATGTATTAAAGCCAAAGCTAAAGCTTCCCTAAACAATTCAATATATCAGTCAATATAttttctctgtgatttattttctctccGTCAACCGTTCCATCGCATCTTAACCGTCTTACCGGGCGGCACTAGGACCcgggggaggctgctgctgcagaggctgctgcacCGCTCGTGACTGTCAGTCCTCCTTGTAGCTCATTGGTTAAGCTGTGGCTCGAGACTGTTAACAGTTAACGGACAGGAAACGGCTCTGACAGGACACATTCATGTCGAGGCAGTGATGTGAATGTGTGGTAagttagaatagagagagagagttttcactACTATAGACTTTGGTCATAATCAAAGCTTTGTTAACCAATAGGTTTTTATGTGAGGCTGCCTGTAAGTTACAGTGTAACAGACGTTACTAACGGTAACGGTGTCTTTTAAATTCAACATAAGTTATGTGGCGatgatatctagttaacgttgtatttaatgtagtgtaatgacctgactagatcataaaggaacaattgtccagacagaggattgagttacgaattgacggtttattaccaactttacagtgccttgcgaaagtattcggcccccttgaactttgcgaccttttgccacatttcagacttcaaacataaagatataaaactgtatttttttgtgaagaatcaacaacaagtgggacacaatcattaagtggaacgacatttattggatatttcaaacttttttaacaaatcaaaaactgaaaaattgggtgtgcaaaattattcagccccttaactttcagtgcagcaaactctctccagaagttcagtgaggatctctgaatgatccaatgttgacctaaatgactaatgatgataaatacaatccacctgtgtgtaatcaagtctccgtataaatgcacctgcactgtgatagtctcagaggtccgttaaaagcgcagagagcatcatgaagaacaaggaacacaccaggcaggtccgagatactgttgtgaagaagtttaaagccggatttggatacaaaaagatttcccaagctttaaacatcccaaggagcactgtgcaagagataatattgaaatggaaggagtatcataccactgcaaatctaccaagacctggccgtccctctaaactttcagctcatacaaggagaagactgatcagagatgcagccaagaggcccatgatcactctggatgaactgcagagatctacagctgaggtgggagactctgtccataggacaacaatcagtcgtatattgcacaaatctggcctttatggaagagtggcaagaagaaagccatttcttaaagatatccataaaaagtgtagtttaaagtttgccacaagccacctgggagacacaccaaacatgtggaagaaggtgctctggtcagatgaaaccaaaattgaactttttggcaacaatgcaaaacgttatgtttggcgtaaaagcaacacagctgaacacaccatccccactgtcaaacatggtggtggcagcatcatggtttgggcctgcttttcttcagcagggacagggaagatggttcaaattgatgggaagatggatggagccaaatacaggaccattctggaaaacctgatggagtctgcaaaagacctgagactgggacggagatttgtcttccaacaagacaatgatccaaaacataaagcaaaatctacaatggaatggttcaaaaataaacatatccaggtgttagaatggccaagtcaaagtccagacctgaatccaatcgagaatctgtggaaagaactgaaaactgctgttcacaaatgctctccatccaacctcactgagctcgagctgttttgcaaggaggaatgggaaaaattctCATTTGAtgtgtctctcgatgtgcaaaactgatagagacttcccccagcgacttacagctgtaatcgcagcaaaaggtggcgctacaaaaattaacttaagggggctgaataattttgcacgcccaatttttcagtttttgaattgttaaaaaagtttgaaatatccaataaattttgttccacttcatgattgtgtcccacttgttgttgattcttcacaaaaaaatacagttttatatctttatgtttgaagcctgaaatgtggcaaaaggtcgcaaagttcaagggggccgaatacattcgcaaggcaatgtacacaggctactgtttggccttagctcacgccaaataaatgaaagataccccacaagccaatcgggaccttctcttgtgaagcccagacgtaagagagagaacaaaggctgaaccttaacttccaatgccccgccccctccacgccactccgccaaccaccaggatgcccggcatcagaacatcccaggcattcctgtgattggcagatagcaggttgattggcatgtcggaccccgcgaacactgggaactggtaagtacaacacaaccacctactagccgaacacataacacacagctgtctgtgcgggtcgctacagtagttttactatctgtgccaggctataaatgacatagataatatctagttaacgttgtatttaatgtagttttactatctgtgccaggctataaatgacacagataatatctagttaacgttgtatttaatttATCACAGTTTTCTGCTTTCCATGTAGAGTTTTTGgtaaaaaacattacatttgattATTTTGTCAGTAATGGCTGCAAGAATTTGAAAAAATCTTAGTTTATCTTTGTCAAACATGagatgacacaaacacacagagacagtgttgTGTCAAAGCTACCAGGAAACTATCAATCATGGGAACATTGCTCAGATTTGAACATCTGACCATgctggtgatattgcagagagaagggagtaTCTGAGGAGAATTGTTGTGGTCACATCAATGTTAGGAAGACAGGGACTCTCTTTCCGTGCCAATGATGAATCTAGTGAAAACACAAATAGAGGGAACTCTCAATAGTAAAACTAAAATAAAACTCAAACAACTTCCTAGATACATCATGCTGAACTGAGTTTACCAAGAACTACGGTATTGATGTCAAAACAGAAGACATGTTGGTGGACAGAAACTTTCTTGCCCGGAAAAGAGAGGctggtgttctgtacctgtctgtccaggagggaggagagtagagcaggaccaagaggtgttctgtacctgtctgtccaggagggaggagagtagagcaggaccaagaggtgttctgtacctgtctgtccaggagggaggagagtagagcaggaccaagaggtgttctgtacctgtctgtccaggagggaggagagtagagcaggaccaagaggtgttctgtacttgtctgtccaggagggaggagagtagagcaggaccaagaggtgttctgtacctgtctgtccaggagggaggagagtagagcaggaccaagaggtgttctgtacctgtctgtccaggagggaggagagtagagcaggaccaagaggtgttctgtacctgtctgttcaggagggaggagagtagagcaggaccaagaggtgttctgtacctgtctgtccaggagggaggagagtagagcaggaccaagaggtgttctgtacctgtctgtccaggagggaggagagtagagcaggaccaagaggtgttctgtacctgtctgtccaggagggaggagagtagagcaggaccaagaggtgttctgtacctgtctgtccaggagggaggagagtagagcaggaccaagaggtgttctgtacttgtc is a genomic window of Oncorhynchus mykiss isolate Arlee unplaced genomic scaffold, USDA_OmykA_1.1 un_scaffold_121, whole genome shotgun sequence containing:
- the LOC110515277 gene encoding E3 ubiquitin/ISG15 ligase TRIM25 isoform X2, with product MAQQGVLLDQDQFCCSVCLDLLKEPVTTACGHSYCRSCIEGCWDQDDLKGVYSCPQCRHTFPTRPMLMKNNMLAEVVEKLKKTGLQAAPPPALCYAGPGDVACDFCTGTRKQKALMSCLVCLASYCETHLQPHYEFPALKKHKLVKATAQLQEKICSHHDKLLEVYCRTDQQCICYLCTMDDHKGHDTVSAAAERTEKQRQLGMSQQKVQQRFQEREKELKELQQAVESLKRSAQSAVEDSDQIFTELIRSIERRSSEVKELIRAQEKAHVSQAEGLLEQLKQEIAELRKRSTELEQLSHTEDHIHFLQSYQSLSSISISSDLPSIVVRPLQYFGDVSKTVSELREKLEDFLKGEWTKISTTVNIVDVVLPPEPKTREQLLQCKGVSNGRASLTTERKTSLVHLCIRSAMLISTVPGMLGAEMNSPDLVPPMELSF